Proteins co-encoded in one Leptospira inadai serovar Lyme str. 10 genomic window:
- a CDS encoding sugar transferase — MYTRRHSRLHEQILLSTIFQLITGIILIIFGTVIPRWGLDFWNRIDSNSLNTLFGVLISFCLVASSLRKLVRYPGAQSAAYVLPTTTIVFSLMIAIYLLNRIEYSVQGIISGAAVTLLWCYVGYFLGHRYRTQRLAIIPFGEASELEAVHGTEFFFLQVPDLGKERFDGVVADLRSENLTPEWEKFIARCTLSRIPVYHTKQIIESLSGRVKINHLSENELGTLLPSIVYERLKRLIDFIAALLLLPIFLPIMLITAILIRWETKGSPIFSQKRMGFRGKPFTVFKFRTMHMEIKGKGFTEGTNDPRITKVGRILRRYRIDEIPQLFNVLIGDMSFIGPRPESMELSEWYERDVPFFAYRHVVRPGISGWAQVEQGYAAEVDGMKVKLEYDFFYIKRFSLWLDILIFFKTLKTIFSGFGSR, encoded by the coding sequence ATGTATACTAGGCGTCATTCCAGGCTTCACGAGCAGATCTTGTTGAGCACCATCTTTCAGTTGATAACAGGTATAATATTAATCATCTTCGGTACGGTAATTCCGCGTTGGGGATTGGATTTTTGGAACCGAATCGACTCGAATAGTTTGAATACTTTATTCGGAGTATTAATTTCTTTCTGTCTTGTCGCTAGTTCGTTAAGAAAATTGGTTCGATATCCTGGAGCACAATCGGCGGCATACGTTCTTCCGACGACGACGATCGTATTTAGCTTGATGATCGCTATTTATTTGTTAAATCGCATCGAATATAGTGTTCAGGGAATAATTTCCGGTGCTGCGGTAACTCTGCTTTGGTGTTACGTGGGTTATTTTTTAGGGCATAGATATAGGACGCAACGGCTCGCTATTATCCCGTTTGGCGAAGCTTCGGAACTCGAAGCCGTTCATGGCACGGAATTCTTTTTTTTGCAGGTTCCCGATTTAGGAAAGGAGAGATTCGACGGAGTAGTGGCGGATCTTCGATCGGAAAACTTAACGCCTGAATGGGAAAAATTTATAGCTAGATGTACGCTGTCTAGAATTCCCGTGTATCATACTAAACAGATTATAGAATCCTTAAGCGGAAGAGTTAAGATCAATCATTTATCCGAAAATGAGTTGGGAACCTTACTACCCTCCATCGTATATGAAAGGTTAAAGAGGCTGATCGATTTTATAGCGGCCTTACTTTTGCTGCCTATTTTTCTTCCGATTATGTTAATCACAGCTATCTTAATCCGATGGGAAACAAAAGGATCTCCGATTTTTAGTCAGAAAAGAATGGGATTTCGGGGAAAGCCCTTTACTGTTTTTAAGTTTAGGACCATGCATATGGAGATTAAGGGAAAGGGTTTTACCGAAGGCACAAACGATCCCAGAATCACTAAGGTCGGACGAATCCTGAGACGCTATAGAATTGATGAGATCCCACAATTATTTAACGTGTTGATCGGTGATATGAGTTTTATAGGACCCAGACCGGAATCTATGGAATTATCCGAATGGTATGAAAGGGATGTTCCCTTTTTTGCTTACCGACATGTCGTTAGACCTGGAATTTCCGGCTGGGCACAAGTGGAACAAGGTTATGCTGCGGAAGTGGACGGGATGAAAGTGAAACTCGAATACGATTTCTTTTATATTAAAAGATTTTCGCTTTGGCTGGATATTTTAATTTTTTTTAAAACTTTAAAAACGATTTTTTCCGGTTTCGGTTCTAGATAA
- a CDS encoding glycosyltransferase family 4 protein encodes MKICMIVDDYLPESIKVAAKMMHELAIEFDSRNHEVTVITPGIGIGERYSLTKLGNITVLKFYSGQIKNVSKFKRLINEILLPWRAWVFLKEYFMRNKHDYIVYYSPSIFWSCLIGRLKKLWGAPSYLILRDLFPQWVIDNGIIGKNSMIAHFFRYFEKINYSMADQIGIQSPANLKWFLSNQSRFPNIQVLYNWGSDLQFKGKSDIYRKSLNLENKVVYFYGGNLGKAQGMTNIVSLAKRMQVHSKAYFVLVGAGDEVAFIKESIEAENIRNISLLDPVSQDEYRKMLSEFDVGLFTLSSLHQTHNFPGKILGYMVEGKPILGSVNSGNDLQGIIQDAQAGLVSISGDDDLFYENAVTCLDDEKRKEFGKNSKNLLERRFSTRSAADTILSSYPKKNI; translated from the coding sequence ATGAAAATATGTATGATAGTAGACGACTATCTTCCGGAAAGTATTAAGGTCGCCGCCAAGATGATGCATGAACTCGCAATAGAGTTCGATTCTAGAAATCACGAAGTTACCGTTATTACACCTGGTATAGGAATTGGAGAGCGATATTCTCTAACGAAATTAGGCAACATAACGGTACTGAAATTCTACTCAGGGCAAATAAAAAACGTATCGAAATTTAAACGATTGATAAACGAAATTCTGCTACCGTGGCGGGCTTGGGTTTTCCTAAAAGAATATTTTATGCGGAACAAGCACGACTATATTGTTTATTATTCGCCCTCCATTTTTTGGTCATGTTTAATCGGTAGATTAAAAAAACTGTGGGGCGCTCCTTCCTATCTTATCTTGCGCGATTTATTTCCGCAATGGGTAATAGACAATGGCATAATCGGAAAAAATTCCATGATTGCGCATTTTTTTCGGTATTTCGAAAAAATAAACTACAGCATGGCGGATCAGATCGGGATTCAGTCCCCCGCGAATTTAAAATGGTTTCTTAGTAATCAATCCAGGTTTCCCAATATTCAGGTTCTATATAATTGGGGGAGTGATTTGCAGTTTAAGGGCAAAAGCGACATTTATAGAAAATCGTTAAATTTGGAAAATAAGGTAGTCTATTTTTATGGTGGAAATCTTGGTAAAGCTCAAGGAATGACAAATATAGTAAGTTTGGCAAAGAGGATGCAGGTTCATTCCAAAGCATATTTTGTGTTAGTCGGTGCAGGAGACGAGGTTGCGTTTATTAAAGAATCGATTGAAGCGGAAAATATCCGAAATATTTCTCTTCTCGATCCTGTATCTCAGGACGAATATCGGAAAATGTTATCTGAATTCGATGTCGGACTATTTACTTTAAGTTCTTTACATCAGACTCATAATTTTCCCGGAAAGATTCTCGGCTATATGGTCGAAGGAAAGCCTATATTGGGTTCCGTAAATTCGGGGAACGACCTTCAGGGCATTATTCAAGATGCTCAGGCTGGCTTGGTGTCGATTTCTGGTGACGATGATTTATTCTATGAAAATGCAGTTACTTGTCTTGACGACGAAAAACGTAAAGAATTCGGTAAAAATTCAAAAAATCTACTGGAACGAAGATTTTCGACTCGTTCCGCTGCGGATACGATCCTAAGTTCATATCCAAAGAAGAATATTTGA
- the wecB gene encoding non-hydrolyzing UDP-N-acetylglucosamine 2-epimerase: MLKVMTIVGTRPELIKMSRVIAELDRNFKHILVHSGQNYDYELNQVFFEDLEIRKPDYFLNVAGDSVAVTIAQILTKSDEVFEIEKPDALLLYGDTNTCLSVISAKRRKIPIFHMEAGNRCFDQRVPEELNRKVVDHLSDINLVLTEHARRYLLSEGISPETVIKTGSHMDEVLNYYMPKIQISDAVERLELKKGKYFIVSAHREENVDSRENLENLLESLNAISDEYGYPVVVSTHPRTRKKLENIQGLKLHPLIVFLKPFGFLDYIKLQISSYCILSDSGTITEEASLLNLPAVTIRNAHERPEGMDVGTLVMSGLRKESILSSIKIVTSQHAMQNNTIVEDYKGGLVSQKIAKLVQSYTHYVNRTVWRKN, translated from the coding sequence ATGCTTAAGGTCATGACGATCGTCGGTACGCGTCCGGAATTAATAAAAATGAGCCGGGTTATTGCTGAATTGGATCGAAATTTTAAGCATATATTGGTTCACTCAGGTCAAAACTACGATTATGAATTGAATCAAGTGTTCTTTGAGGATCTTGAAATTAGAAAGCCGGATTATTTTTTAAATGTCGCGGGGGATTCGGTCGCCGTTACGATTGCGCAAATATTAACTAAATCTGATGAAGTTTTCGAAATAGAAAAACCGGACGCTTTATTGTTGTACGGCGATACGAATACTTGTTTATCCGTAATTTCCGCGAAAAGAAGAAAGATTCCTATCTTCCACATGGAAGCCGGGAACCGATGTTTCGATCAGAGAGTTCCCGAGGAACTCAACCGAAAAGTTGTCGATCATTTGAGTGATATAAATTTAGTTCTAACGGAGCACGCAAGACGTTATTTGCTATCGGAAGGAATCAGCCCGGAAACGGTCATAAAGACCGGTTCCCATATGGACGAAGTTCTCAATTATTATATGCCGAAGATTCAAATTTCCGATGCGGTCGAACGGCTTGAATTGAAGAAGGGGAAGTACTTTATTGTTAGCGCTCATCGTGAGGAGAATGTAGACTCTCGCGAAAATCTGGAAAATTTGCTAGAGTCATTGAATGCCATAAGCGACGAATATGGCTATCCGGTCGTCGTTTCTACGCATCCACGCACGCGAAAAAAATTAGAAAATATTCAAGGGCTTAAGTTGCACCCACTGATTGTCTTTCTGAAACCGTTCGGCTTTCTCGATTATATTAAACTTCAAATTTCCTCCTACTGTATCCTTTCCGATAGTGGTACGATAACCGAGGAGGCTTCTTTATTGAATCTTCCTGCAGTTACTATAAGAAACGCTCACGAGCGGCCGGAAGGAATGGATGTGGGAACTTTGGTCATGAGCGGACTGCGAAAGGAAAGCATTCTATCATCTATAAAAATTGTAACTAGCCAACATGCGATGCAAAATAATACTATTGTAGAAGATTATAAAGGAGGTTTAGTTTCCCAGAAAATAGCTAAGCTAGTGCAAAGTTATACACACTACGTTAATCGCACTGTTTGGAGAAAAAATTAA